The proteins below are encoded in one region of Helianthus annuus cultivar XRQ/B chromosome 2, HanXRQr2.0-SUNRISE, whole genome shotgun sequence:
- the LOC110893695 gene encoding uncharacterized protein DDB_G0283697-like: MLVDEPEEDETEVNAEEDQDQLSPETEHLMKDIDDTLEVGKSAGKVVVDDDEKSLSSSEDDVDAEVDKWIKENYDPRDRVQQKKRKRSTDDDDEMHVPPEDVQVVQTPSLGGRKKSTSRKQEITLEKLDDFSFVNDLVKKLQKKVDEVSSEKKKLEKRVKSVEVENSSLLKKVEADQADIDILKVRIAELEEEKARRDEQNEYFKLKNKELEAKNAKKEHEDYMIKKVIEDLIGKPIEQRFEEIELEEVRARRKAEIEAEMKDKGIGVPVEGVAQVTERAIVLTKPTKVLDPCPITTVSGEIDDDEEDEDDNLKDDADEVYSVHSDDDDDGNDDDDQGTSDIKVTEASNEENIDDYLQDDANEESESCYDMFSESCMTTETVIVYKVGNESKYIHLYDPMWIVNCYAKDIECLFVNKIGYKAEDKDQALQFQKVAIICFQKGIYSKNIWLSKWRKIEKEEFLKAEKERKECEEKDRVARFTVVQRLAEEEQRAAKENEKLRKALLKKPKRHEEKFKSLCRKF; encoded by the exons ATGCTGGTTGATGAACCAGAAGAAGATGAAACGGAAGTTaatgctgaagaagatcaagatCAGCTATCTCCTGAAACTGAACATTTGATGAAAGATATTGATGACACTTTGGAAGTTGGGAAATCAGCAGGTAAAGTAGTTGTTGATGATGACGAGAAAAGTTTATCTAGTTCAGAAGATGATGTTGATGCTGAAGTTGATAAATGGATCAAAGAAAACTACGATCCAAGAGATAGAGTGCAACAAAAGAAGAGAAAAAGGAGTacggatgatgatgatgaaatgcaTGTACCACCAGAGGATGTTCAAGTTGTACAAACACCATCTTTAGGAGGCCGAAAGAAATCTACTTCAAGAAAAC AGGAGATAACTCTTGAAAAGCTTGATGATTTTAGTTTCGTAAACGATCTTGTGAAAAAGCTGCAAAAGAAAGTGGATGAGGTGTCAAGTGAGAAAAAGAAGTTAGAAAAACGTGTCAAGTctgttgaagttgaaaattcaTCTTTGTTGAAAAAGGTTGAAGCCGATCAAGCCGACATAGATATTCTTAAAGTTCGTATAGCTGAATTGGAAGAAGAAAAGGCTCGAAGGGATGAGCAGAATGAGTACTTTAAGTTGAAAAACAAAGAGTTAGAAGCCAAGAACGCTAAGAAAGAACATGAAGATTATATGATAAAGAAAGTGATTGAAGACTTGATTGGGAAGCCGATTGAACAAAGATTTGAAGAGATAGAACTTGAAGAAGTAAGAGCAAGACGAAAAGCTGAAATTGAAGCTGAAATGAAAGATAAAGGTATAGGTGTTCCAGTTGAAGGTGTTGCTCAAGTAACAGAAAGGGCAATTGTTCTGACGAAGCCGACAAAAGTTCTAGATCCTTGTCCAATAACTACAGTTTCTGGTGAGATTgacgatgatgaagaagatgaagatgataatCTGAAAGATGATGCAGATGAAGTGTATTCTGTTcatagtgatgatgatgacgatggtaatgatgatgatgatcaaggtACTTCGGATATCAAAGTGACTGAAGCGTCAAATGAAGAGAATATTGATGATTATCTTCAAGATGATGCAAATGAAGAATCAGAAAGTTGCTACGATATGTTTTCAGAAAG CTGCATGACAACTGAAACAGTGATTGTGTACAAAGTTGGGAATGAAAGCAAATACATTCATTTGTATGATCCAATGTGGATTGTGAACTGTTATGCAAAGGATATCGAGTGTTTGTTTGTAAACAAGATTGGGTATAAAGCTGAAGATAAAGATCAAGCTTTGCAGTTTCAGAAAGTTGCTATAATTTGTTTTCAGAAAGGAATATATTCTAAAAATATATGGTTATCAAAGTGGAGAAAGATTGAAAAGGAAGAGTTTCTGAAAGCTGAGAAGGAAAGAAAAGAGTGTGAAGAGAAAGACAGAGTTGCTAGATTTACAGTTGTGCAAAGGCTAGCTGAAGAAGAGCAGAGAGCTGCTAAAGAGAATGAAAAGCTCAGGAAAGCGTTGCTGAAAAAGCCAAAGCGTCATGAGGAGAAGTTTAAGTCTTTATGTAGAAAGTTTTGA